A stretch of Lathyrus oleraceus cultivar Zhongwan6 chromosome 6, CAAS_Psat_ZW6_1.0, whole genome shotgun sequence DNA encodes these proteins:
- the LOC127098151 gene encoding E3 ubiquitin-protein ligase UPL4 has translation MGSRGQKRPEMVDELPADKRACSSFDFRPSSSTASVQTDMNSTHSEVEPHDNDMDTSSSASASSRSEGEPEKDSAYGSCDSDDMEHYHSSLHEYHRRRLSSDHGKFKNIISSLSGQTEPSGQLAVLTELCEVLSFCTEGSLSSMTSDLLSPLLVKLAKHESNPDIMLFSIRAITYICDLYPRSAGFLVRHDAVSALCQRLLTIEYQDVAEQCLQALEKISREQPLACLQAGAIMAVLNYIDFFSTSIQRVALSTVVNICKKLPSESPTPFMEAVPILCNLLLYEDRQLVENVATCLIKIVDRVSPSSEMLDELCKHGLIQQVTHLLSINGRASLSQLIYNGLIGLLVKLSSGSVVAFRTLYELNISSILREILSAFDLSHGVSTSQLVGGHCNRVYEVLKLLNELLPGLDKDQSNQQALDKESFLANHPDLLQKLGMDVFPMLIQVFNSGASLYVCHGCLFIMYKFVCLTKSDMLVELLRNASISSFLAGVFTRKDHHMLLLALQIAEIILQNFSDIFLKLFIKEGVFFAIEALLKPERSSQLVYPVFSGIQMSLDSGQRSASKEVLKCLCYTFSSAQSPTSSEARKCKLDKDSVHNLAEHIKAKYLAPELYDSEKGLTDILKNLRALSNDLLSMSTDEGALAVHEEKINKVLDQIMDKLIGKEEVSTFEFIESGVAKALVNYLSLGHYMGENKRVHGVCGHNALIEKRFEAFASVCLRTFQPLSGDTPLSVLTRNLLSALTSLEAFPIVLSNVQKMRNSFATVPNGCCIPYPCLKVRFVKGEKETYLSDCSEDFFTVDPFSSLHSIERYLWQKVSKKNEEHGSLPSSQVVLQPESPPLQLPSNTSSCLDEIQAVNLNAGESSSSGIQVAEEEMHFVAEPDSKLEKEHLSSCSNKAARKLIFYLEGQPLDHKLTLYQAILRQIIKQNDSGIGAKLWSHVHTLTYKTDLKPEDIMPSDCHSSSQDFSRDKVLAFYQHKPFLSGMFYCELVSDLEKSSPTYDILFLLKSLEGMNRFIFHLMSRERICAFAEGKVDNLDSLKITVPTVQLNEFVSSKLTEKLEQQMRDSLAVCIGSMPLWCNQLMTSCPFLFSFEARCKYFKLAAFGQPRLPSHVSYHNSEAVSDRRLGHGVLPRKKFLVYRDRILESAAQMMKLHASHKVVLEVEYDEEVGTGLGPTLEFYTLVCQELQKSGSGMWREDASSHTLKTSLQAEETGIYSLYGLFPRPWLSMQDASGGIQFSEVTEKFVLLGQVVAKALQDGRVLDLHFSKAFYKLILGKELYVYDIQSLDPELGRVLHEFQALVNRKKNLESVYEGNSELEQRLSFRDSRIEDLCLDFTLPGYPDIVLASGSDHTMVNMRNLDDYVSLIVDATVKSGISRQVEAFKSGFNQVFPIEHLQIFYEEELDRILCGEDDSWAINELSDHIKFDHGYTASSPPIVNLLEIIREFDHGQRRAFLQFVTGTPRLPPGGLASLNPKLTIVRKHCSNQADTDLPSVMTCANYLKLPPYSSKEKMKEKLLYAITEGQGSFHLS, from the exons ATGGGAAGTAGAGGTCAAAAGCGTCCAGAAATGGTAGATGAACTGCCTGCTGATAAGAGGGCGTGCAGTTCGTTCGATTTTAGACCTAGTTCTTCAACTGCCTCGGTTCAAACCGATATGAATTCAACACACTCGGAGGTGGAGCCCCATGATAATGACATGGATACTTCCTCGTCTGCTTCGGCTTCAAGCCGATCAGAAGGGGAGCCAGAGAAGGATTCAGCTTATGGATCATGTGATTCAGATGACATGGAACACTATCATAGCAGTCTCCACGAATATCATAGGCGGAGACTATCTAGTGATCATGGAAAATTTAAGAACATTATATCAAGCTTGAGTGGACAGACTGAACCTTCTGGTCAGTTGGCTGTACTTACCGAGCTCTGTGAAGTTTTGTCGTTTTGTACAGAGGGTTCGCTCTCCAGCATGACTTCAGACTTGTTATCACCACTACTTGTAAAGCTGGCAAAGCATGAGAGTAACCCGGATATAATGTTGTTTTCTATAAGGGCTATTACTTATATATGTGATCTGTATCCTCGGTCAGCTGGTTTTCTTGTTCGTCATGATGCTGTTTCTGCTTTATGTCAAAGGTTACTGACGATCGAGTATCAAGACGTGGCTGAACAG TGTCTTCAAGCATTGGAGAAAATATCGCGAGAACAACCACTTGCTTGCTTACAGGCCGGAGCAATTATGGCTGTTTTAAATTATATTGATTTCTTCTCAACAAGCATACAG AGAGTTGCTCTTTCTACTGTGGTGAACATATGCAAGAAGCTTCCTTCTGAAAGCCCCACACCTTTCATGGAGGCTGTGCCAATATTATGCAATCTTCTTCTATATGAGGATCGACAG CTTGTTGAAAACGTTGCTACCTGCTTAATCAAAATTGTTGATCGAGTTTCTCCTTCCTCAGAAATGTTGGATGAGCTTTGTAAGCATGGATTGATTCAACAGGTCACACATCTTTTAAGTATAAATGGCCGAGCGAGCCTATCCCAATTAATTTATAAT GGATTGATAGGATTACTTGTCAAACTTTCATCGGGATCAGTCGTAGCCTTCAGGACTTTATATGAGCTAAATATAAGCAGCATATTGAGAGAGATATTATCTGCATTTGACCTTTCACACGGTGTATCAACGTCACAACTTGTTGGTGGACACTGTAATCGG GTATATGAAGTACTCAAATTGCTGAATGAACTTCTTCCTGGCCTGGATAAAGATCAGAGTAACCAACAAGCTTTGGACAAAGAATCCTTCCTAGCTAATCATCCAGATCTCCTGCAGAAGCTTGGGATGGATGTGTTTCCCATGTTAATCCAG GTGTTTAATTCTGGTGCAAGTTTATATGTTTGCCATGGATGTCTATTCATCATGTACAAGTTTGTTTGTTTGACCAAATCTGACATGCTTGTGGAGCTGCTTAGGAATGCCAGTATTTCAAG TTTTTTGGCTGGAGTATTCACTCGGAAGGATCATCATATGCTATTGTTAGCCTTACAGATTGCTGAGATAATCCTTCAAAATTTTTCTGATATTTTCTTAAAGTTATTTATAAAGGAGGGTGTCTTTTTTGCCATTGAGGCGCTCTTAAAACCAGAAAGATCATCACAATTGGTGTACCCAGTATTTAGTGGCATTCAGATGTCGTTAGACTCTGGTCAAAGGTCCGCTTCTAAAGAGGTTCTCAAGTGCCTATGTTACACATTTTCATCTGCCCAATCTCCTACATCATCAGAAGCCAGAAAGTGCAAACTCGACAAAGACTCTGTTCATAATCTGGCAGAGCATATTAAAGCAAAATACCTAGCACCAGAATTATATGATTCTGAGAAAGGATTGACTGATATTTTGAAGAATCTCAGAGCACTGTCTAATGATTTGTTGAGCATGTCTACTGATGAAGGTGCTCTTGCTGTGCATGAAGAGAAAATCAATAAGGTACTAGATCAAATTATGGACAAGCTTATTGGCAAGGAAGAAGTTTCTACTTTTGAATTTATTGAGAGTGGAGTTGCAAAAGCACTTGTTAATTATTTATCTCTTGGCCATTATATGGGGGAAAACAAGAGGGTGCATGGTGTTTGTGGTCATAATGCTCTCATAGAAAAACGATTTGAGGCTTTTGCTAGTGTATGCTTACGTACCTTTCAGCCTCTATCCGGCGACACACCCCTTTCTGTATTAACCAGGAATCTGCTGAGTGCGCTGACTTCATTGGAAGCTTTCCCTATTGTTCTGAGCAATGTACAAAAAATGAGAAATTCATTTGCTACTGTTCCTAATGGATGCTGTATTCCTTATCCTTGTCTGAAAGTCCGGTTTGTCAAGGGGGAGAAAGAAACTTACTTGAGCGACTGTTCTGAGGATTTTTTTACTGTCGACCCTTTTTCATCTTTGCACTCCATTGAAAGATATCTGTGGCAAAAGGTCAGCAAGAAAAATGAAGAGCATGGAAGCTTACCGTCCAGTCAAGTAGTGTTGCAACCAGAAAGTCCACCGCTTCAACTGCCATCAAATACAAGTTCCTGCCTTGATGAAATTCAAGCAGTCAATTTGAATGCCGGGGAATCATCTTCTTCTGGAATTCAG GTTGCAGAAGAAGAAATGCATTTTGTTGCAGAACCAGACTCAAAACTAGAAAAAGAGCATCTTTCATCTTGTAGCAACAAAGCTGCTCGTAAACTTATTTTTTACCTTGAAGGACAACCTCTAGATCATAAATTGACACTATATCAAGCAATTCTTCGCCAAATAATAAAACAAAATGATAGTGGAATCGGTGCAAAACTGTGGAGTCATGTGCATACGTTAACATATAAAACAGATTTGAAACCTGAGGATATAATGCCTTCAGATTGTCATTCTTCATCTCAAGATTTCTCTCGTGATAAAGTTTTAGCATTTTATCAGCATAAACCTTTTTTATCAGGCATGTTCTATTGTGAACTTGTTTCTGATTTGGAGAAGTCAAGTCCAACTTATGATATTCTGTTTCTTCTTAAAAGCTTGGAAGGCATGAATAGATTTATATTTCATCTTATGTCACGTGAAAGAATTTGTGCTTTTGCTGAAGGTAAAGTTGATAATCTAGATAGCCTAAAAATAACAGTTCCTACTGTCCAACTAAATGAGTTTGTGAGCAGTAAGTTGACAGAGAAGCTGGAGCAACAAATGAGGGACTCTTTGGCAGTCTGCATTGGCAGTATGCCTCTGTGGTGTAATCAGCTAATGACGTCTTGTCCTTTCCTATTCAGTTTTGAAGCAAGATGCAAATACTTCAAACTGGCAGCATTTGGTCAGCCACGACTACCATCTCACGTATCTTACCATAACTCTGAAGCTGTAAGTGACAGGCGACTGGGCCATGGTGTATTGCCTCGAAAGAAGTTCTTAGTTTACCGCGACCGAATCTTGGAGTCTGCTGCACAAATGATGAAACTACATGCCAGTCATAAAGTGGTTCTTGAAGTGGAATATGATGAAGAAGTGGGAACTGGTCTTGGACCAACTTTGGAATTTTATACCTTGGTGTGTCAGGAGTTGCAAAAGTCTGGTTCAGGCATGTGGAGAGAGGATGCTTCTTCACATACACTCAAGACAAGCTTGCAGGCTGAGGAAACAGGAATTTATTCTTTGTATGGACTATTTCCTCGCCCATGGTTGTCAATGCAAGATGCATCTGGTGGCATACAGTTCTCTGAAGTAACAGAGAAATTTGTCCTTTTAGGTCAAGTTGTTGCTAAAGCACTTCAAGATGGAAGGGTCTTAGATCTCCACTTTTCTAAAGCCTTCTATAAACTTATTCTTGGAAAG GAACTTTATGTCTACGACATACAATCACTTGATCCTGAGCTTGGTAGGGTGCTGCATGAGTTTCAAGCTCTAGTTAACAGGAAAAAAAATTTGGAATCGGTCTATGAAGGGAATTCTGAGTTGGAACAACGACTAAGCTTTCGAGATTCCAGAATTGAGGATCTTTGTCTTGATTTTACTCTTCCTGGGTATCCTGATATCGTTCTTGCTTCAGGGTCTGATCACACCATG GTAAATATGAGAAACCTGGATGATTATGTTTCACTCATTGTCGATGCAACCGTGAAGTCTGGAATTTCAAGACAAGTGGAAGCTTTTAAATCCGGCTTTAACCAG GTTTTTCCCATTGAGCATCTTCAGATTTTCTATGAAGAAGAGCTTGACCGTATACTTTGTGGAGAGGATGATTCTTGGGCT ATCAATGAGCTGTCAGATCACATTAAGTTCGATCATGGTTACACTGCTAGCAGTCCTCCCATTGTTAAT TTGTTGGAAATTATTCGTGAGTTTGACCATGGCCAGCGACGAGCATTTCTCCAGTTTGTGACCGGCACACCCCGGCTTCCTCCAGGAGGATTGGCATCTCTCAATCCAAAGTTGACTATTGTCCGAAAG CATTGTAGCAACCAAGCAGACACAGACCTACCTAGTGTGATGACCTGTGCAAATTACCTTAAGCTACCTCCTTATTCGTCAAAA GAAAAGATGAAAGAGAAGCTCTTGTATGCCATTACAGAGGGTCAAGGATCTTTCCACCTTTCATGA